In Artemia franciscana chromosome 8, ASM3288406v1, whole genome shotgun sequence, a genomic segment contains:
- the LOC136030655 gene encoding putative ankyrin repeat protein RF_0381 produces MVFEFVEYVLGKGGITCMQTKCIGGQTLLHHAVMEGKADLCNLGKESADLCNLLIQSGAELDATNVYGETPLGTAIRTSNLDLVKLLLKHGANPNCGESFGSAPPLHMAIIIMAAKEGSADVCNLLIKSGAEIDATDVDGETPLGTAIKTSNLDLVKLLLKRGANPNCGECLHLAVKKGGADLCNLLIKSGAELDATNVYGETPLGTAIKTSNLDLVKLLLKLGANPNCGECLHLAVKKGSADVCNLLIKSGAEIDATNVHGETPLGTATKTSNLDLVKLLLKRGANPNCEECLHLAVEKGRADMCELLIDSGAKLDAMNANKDTPLLIAIRNNNLELVKLLLKRGANPNCGEYLHLNVKKGSADVCNLLIKSGAEIDATNVHGETPLGTAIKTSNLDLVKLLLKRGANPNCGACLHLAVEKERMDLCELFIDSGANLDAMNAIVNFLLVKAQTDPNCGRKRRRNAEEHETVILQEKMDLDNATLSVLKRCRISKDAMSK; encoded by the coding sequence GTGGTCAAACACTTTTACACCATGCTGTTATGGAAGGAAAAGCTGATTTGTGTAACTTAGGAAAGGAGAGTGCTGATTTGTGTAACTTACTTATTCAATCTGGTGCCGAATTAGATGCAACGAATGTTTATGGTGAAACACCTTTAGGTACAGCTATACGCACCAGTAATCTTGATCTAGTCAAATTGCTTTTGAAACATGGGGCAAATCCAAACTGCGGGGAGAGTTTTGGATCTGCCCCACCTTTACATATGGCTATAATAATAATGGCTGCAAAGGAAGGAAGTGCTGATGTGTGTAACTTACTTATTAAATCCGGTGCCGAAATAGATGCAACGGATGTAGATGGTGAAACACCTTTAGGTACAGCTATAAAAACTAGTAATCTTGATCTAGTCAAATTGCTTTTGAAACGTGGGGCAAATCCAAACTGCGGGGAGTGTTTACACCTTGCTGTTAAGAAAGGAGGTGCTGATTTGTGTAACTTACTTATTAAATCCGGTGCCGAATTAGATGCAACGAATGTTTATGGTGAGACACCTTTAGGTACAGCTATAAAAACCAGTAATCTTGATTTAGTcaaattacttttgaaacttgGGGCAAATCCAAACTGTGGGGAGTGTTTACACCTTGCTGTAAAGAAAGGAAGTGCTGATGTGTGTAACTTACTTATTAAATCCGGTGCCGAAATAGATGCAACGAATGTACATGGTGAAACACCTTTAGGTACAGCTACAAAAACTAGTAATCTTGATCTAGTCAAATTGCTTTTGAAACGTGGGGCAAATCCAAACTGCGAGGAGTGTTTACACCTCGCTGTTGAGAAAGGAAGAGCTGATATGTGCGAGTTACTTATTGATTCCGGTGCTAAGCTAGATGCAATGAATGCAAACAAGGATACACCTTTACTTATTGCtataagaaataataatttgGAACTTGTCAAATTGCTTTTGAAACGTGGGGCAAATCCAAACTGCGGGGAGTATTTACACCTTAATGTAAAGAAAGGAAGTGCTGATGTGTGTAACTTACTTATTAAATCCGGTGCCGAAATAGATGCAACGAATGTACATGGAGAAACACCTTTAGGTACAGCTATAAAAACTAGTAATCTTGATCTAGTCAAATTGCTTTTGAAACGTGGGGCAAATCCAAACTGCGGGGCGTGTTTACACCTTGCTGTTGAGAAAGAAAGAATGGATTTGTGCGAGTTATTTATTGATTCCGGTGCTAATCTAGATGCAATGAATGCAATAGTCAACTTTCTATTGGTCAAAGCCCAAACTGATCCAAACTGCGGTAGAAAACGAAGGAGAAATGCAGAAGAGCATGAAACTGTAATATTACAA